A window from Gossypium raimondii isolate GPD5lz chromosome 7, ASM2569854v1, whole genome shotgun sequence encodes these proteins:
- the LOC105771260 gene encoding uncharacterized protein LOC105771260, whose protein sequence is MATPLFDLLKNRVVSWIVVAPLLAFATFILLGSLSIVFTSTALILSTFLFVFCKRKPKLVEKSAKEEIQKLVHGTSPQMEHILASKQHHEALEGGSGSYQIHGYLLRSPDVLFEKESTTEDSGEEWPFRDSTDRTPDISDDGSISDEDSLIEISLPEGHYVSRKEEEAAKYIRHQKLTDSKPECIFQQRSLMELLAELNDMNEEDNLIEIDISMGSIKCSSFEIETGI, encoded by the coding sequence ATGGCTACTCCTTTGTTTGATCTCCTAAAGAACCGAGTAGTGTCATGGATTGTTGTTGCTCCACTGCTCGCATTTGCAACATTTATTCTCTTGGGGTCCTTATCCATCGTCTTCACATCAACAGCCTTGATTTTGTCAACCTTTCTGTTCGTATTTTGTAAGAGGAAGCCTAAATTAGTGGAGAAATCAGCCAAAGAAGAGATTCAGAAATTGGTTCATGGAACCTCACCTCAAATGGAACATATTTTGGCATCAAAACAACACCATGAAGCCTTAGAAGGCGGAAGTGGTTCATATCAGATTCATGGCTACTTACTCAGATCACCAGATGTCTTATTTGAAAAAGAGTCCACAACAGAAGATTCGGGAGAGGAGTGGCCGTTTCGAGACAGCACGGATCGAACCCCCGATATCTCCGATGACGGGTCGATATCCGATGAGGATAGCCTCATTGAAATCTCCCTTCCTGAAGGACATTATGTTAGTCGCAAAGAAGAAGAGGCTGCTAAGTATATTAGGCATCAGAAACTGACAGATTCAAAGCCTGAATGCATTTTCCAGCAACGGAGTCTAATGGAGCTATTAGCAGAActcaatgacatgaatgaagAAGACAACCTGATTGAGATTGACATCTCCATGGGATCCATCAAATGTTCAAGTTTTGAGATTGAAACAGGAATTTAA